In uncultured Methanobacterium sp., a genomic segment contains:
- a CDS encoding MarR family transcriptional regulator — MIIKLVRQMNGSELVEMLKEKYGSMDNLKRLMEKDTENVLYPLDLEDWLYHLEHPAAEVKQSETIFIKDLKINMSDLKMLDIIKNQHPTSIRNLSCILHKDLKTVQPRVHRLAEEGFIKLEPGPKNAKKPVVNFNKIEIEI, encoded by the coding sequence ATGATAATAAAACTGGTTCGCCAGATGAATGGTAGCGAATTGGTGGAAATGTTAAAGGAAAAATATGGTTCAATGGATAACTTGAAACGGTTGATGGAAAAAGATACAGAAAATGTTTTATATCCACTGGATTTAGAAGATTGGTTATACCACTTGGAACACCCAGCTGCCGAGGTCAAACAATCTGAAACCATTTTCATAAAGGATCTTAAAATAAATATGTCAGATCTGAAAATGCTGGACATCATCAAAAATCAGCACCCCACCTCCATAAGAAACCTTTCCTGTATACTTCACAAAGATTTAAAAACAGTTCAACCTAGGGTACATAGATTAGCAGAGGAAGGTTTCATTAAATTGGAACCAGGCCCCAAAAATGCCAAGAAACCTGTAGTTAATTTCAATAAAATAGAGATTGAGATTTAG
- a CDS encoding type II toxin-antitoxin system VapC family toxin, with amino-acid sequence MTTRCVLDSSVIAAIFFQEPSSQKAVNAAANSQLVTVDLARAEVANVAWKRVNIFHDDPELITQALKISMEFIETTCDVIPTIEILDESFQIAITHKITFYDSLFLAASQREKIPLLTLDKRLANAGEMVTLL; translated from the coding sequence ATGACCACTAGGTGTGTACTCGACTCCTCAGTCATAGCTGCCATATTTTTCCAGGAACCATCCTCACAAAAAGCAGTCAATGCAGCAGCTAACAGTCAATTAGTTACAGTGGATCTGGCAAGGGCAGAAGTGGCCAATGTAGCATGGAAAAGAGTGAACATATTCCATGATGACCCTGAATTAATAACCCAAGCCCTTAAAATTAGCATGGAATTCATAGAAACCACTTGTGATGTGATTCCCACCATCGAAATCCTGGATGAATCCTTCCAAATTGCTATAACTCATAAGATCACTTTCTATGATTCATTATTCCTAGCAGCATCCCAACGGGAGAAAATACCACTTTTAACCCTTGATAAGAGATTGGCAAATGCAGGGGAAATGGTAACACTCTTGTGA
- a CDS encoding heterodisulfide reductase-related iron-sulfur binding cluster, with amino-acid sequence MIYFKGCVVREKLHNISKSTEILLNRTNTEYEILKNEKCCGSFLLRTGFVDDALQIMGETLQDIQGEKILVSCAGCYNTLKNDYKNILDVKIDVVHTSQFFCSLVNEGKLSVKKIDKKVTYHDPCHLGRHCGEYEAPRKLLNQVADLVEMERNREGSMCCGSGGGFRALNPKLARKIAKIRLNDASEIGADYLTTTCSFCNLNLNSVVSGKKKILDISEIMLMGLNDE; translated from the coding sequence ATGATCTATTTCAAAGGATGTGTTGTCAGAGAAAAGCTCCATAACATCTCAAAATCTACAGAAATTTTATTGAATCGGACTAATACTGAATATGAGATTTTAAAAAATGAGAAATGCTGTGGTTCTTTTTTGTTGAGAACTGGATTTGTAGATGATGCCCTCCAGATCATGGGTGAAACATTACAGGATATACAGGGTGAAAAAATACTTGTATCATGTGCAGGTTGTTATAACACACTGAAAAATGATTATAAGAATATTTTGGATGTGAAAATTGATGTTGTCCACACTTCTCAATTTTTTTGCAGTTTAGTCAATGAGGGTAAATTAAGTGTAAAAAAAATAGATAAAAAGGTCACTTATCATGATCCTTGTCACCTTGGGAGACACTGTGGAGAATATGAAGCACCAAGGAAACTTTTGAATCAGGTTGCTGATCTGGTGGAGATGGAAAGAAATAGGGAAGGATCAATGTGTTGCGGTTCTGGTGGTGGATTTCGAGCTTTAAACCCAAAATTAGCCAGAAAAATTGCTAAAATAAGGTTAAATGACGCATCTGAAATTGGGGCTGATTATTTAACTACAACCTGCTCTTTCTGCAATCTTAACCTCAACTCCGTTGTTAGTGGTAAGAAAAAAATCCTTGACATTTCTGAAATAATGTTAATGGGGTTGAATGATGAATAA
- a CDS encoding SDR family oxidoreductase, producing MKILIAGGAGYIGSSLAPELIERGYEVEVIDLFWFGDYLPEEVKKTKKDLFSCTVSDLEDFDQIIFLAGLSNDPMAEFSPKKNFIDNGALPSYLAFLAKKANIERFIYASSCSVYGYTVDKLYDEESPVTSNYPYGISKLQGERGCLQLQDDDFSVIALRQGTICGYSPRMRLDLIVNTMFKTAMMEGKITVNNPSIWRPIYDIRDCTNGFIRAVQANDSINGVFNVSSGNYTVGQVADMIKIELEELTGAKIGIEIKNIQDFRNYKVKTDKASTILGFQPQYEVKDIIHQLYDNREKFSDFENNKYYNIEVFKELVNSEK from the coding sequence ATGAAAATTTTGATTGCAGGAGGAGCGGGATACATAGGTTCATCCCTTGCGCCGGAGTTAATTGAACGTGGCTATGAAGTTGAAGTAATCGACTTATTCTGGTTTGGAGATTATTTGCCTGAAGAGGTTAAAAAAACCAAAAAAGACCTTTTCAGTTGCACGGTCAGTGATCTGGAAGATTTCGATCAGATAATTTTTTTAGCCGGCCTTTCAAATGATCCTATGGCAGAGTTCAGTCCTAAAAAGAATTTCATTGATAACGGTGCACTTCCATCTTATCTGGCCTTTTTAGCCAAGAAAGCCAATATAGAAAGATTTATATATGCATCTTCTTGTTCAGTTTACGGTTACACAGTTGATAAGCTCTATGATGAGGAAAGTCCGGTTACCAGCAACTATCCTTATGGAATTTCTAAATTACAGGGTGAAAGGGGATGTCTCCAGTTGCAAGATGATGATTTTTCAGTGATAGCTTTAAGGCAGGGAACCATTTGTGGATACAGCCCCCGGATGAGACTTGACTTAATAGTAAACACCATGTTCAAGACTGCCATGATGGAGGGGAAAATCACAGTTAATAATCCTTCTATCTGGAGGCCAATATATGATATAAGGGACTGCACTAATGGTTTCATCAGGGCAGTACAGGCCAATGATTCCATAAATGGAGTTTTCAATGTTTCATCAGGAAACTACACAGTGGGACAAGTTGCTGATATGATAAAAATAGAACTTGAGGAATTAACAGGTGCTAAAATAGGAATCGAGATAAAGAATATCCAAGATTTCCGTAATTACAAGGTAAAAACAGATAAAGCAAGCACAATATTAGGATTCCAACCTCAATACGAAGTTAAAGACATTATTCACCAGTTATATGATAACCGAGAAAAATTTAGTGATTTTGAGAACAATAAGTATTACAATATTGAAGTGTTTAAAGAATTAGTTAATTCAGAAAAATAA
- a CDS encoding nuclease-related domain-containing protein, which produces MYISKKKSHVKSKVSHYTKITLLGVIFILIGVSGIILFIRTLELLQVSLLALLAIAGLIISEYGWSKRKIWSKGAKGEKIVAQKLKKLPKKYTAIRDVKIPNMGGDIDHVVVGPTGVYVIETKNYKPTYIPDEDCWYHTSGRVSDLNPAKQVKLQVSKLNSFLKPKMGKKSGKAVIFPVISPINHNLILKNKIKSYEIVYPENLVHHISHRRKILNSSEVKEIINILGKYGNVS; this is translated from the coding sequence ATGTACATTTCCAAAAAGAAATCACATGTAAAATCCAAGGTATCCCATTACACTAAAATAACCTTACTGGGAGTAATTTTCATATTAATTGGGGTCTCAGGAATTATTCTCTTTATCCGGACACTGGAATTACTCCAAGTATCCCTACTAGCATTACTGGCCATTGCAGGGCTGATCATATCTGAATATGGATGGTCTAAACGTAAGATATGGAGTAAAGGGGCTAAGGGTGAGAAGATTGTGGCCCAAAAACTTAAGAAATTACCCAAAAAGTACACTGCTATTCGGGATGTTAAAATACCAAACATGGGTGGTGACATTGACCACGTGGTGGTGGGACCCACTGGGGTCTACGTTATTGAAACCAAAAACTACAAGCCCACTTACATCCCTGATGAGGACTGCTGGTACCATACATCGGGTAGAGTATCTGATTTAAACCCAGCAAAGCAGGTGAAATTACAGGTATCCAAATTGAATAGTTTTCTCAAACCCAAAATGGGAAAAAAATCAGGTAAAGCAGTTATTTTCCCAGTCATATCTCCAATAAACCATAATTTAATCTTAAAAAATAAGATAAAGTCTTATGAAATAGTTTACCCTGAGAATCTGGTTCATCACATATCCCACAGGCGGAAAATTCTCAATTCCAGTGAGGTTAAGGAGATAATTAATATCTTAGGTAAGTATGGAAATGTATCTTGA
- a CDS encoding dTDP-4-dehydrorhamnose 3,5-epimerase family protein yields the protein MNILSITNSTIHDVKIIKFARFNDNRGYFTETFRRSDLFNHPELAGMKNIDFVQANESFSKKGVVRGLHFQWNPHMGKLVRTIKGHMVDLFLDIRKNSPTYGKIAAYDMPASEKNDYDEWIWIPPGFAHGNYFKDNTIIEYFCSGEYSPDCEAGISVLSKDLDWSLCPKNLKDGFEEILKNIIISEKDRDAMTLNQWDADDRSDNFVYDELKKLGVF from the coding sequence ATGAATATCTTATCAATTACAAACTCAACCATACATGACGTGAAAATAATTAAATTTGCCAGATTTAATGACAATAGAGGTTATTTCACGGAAACTTTCAGAAGATCTGATCTTTTTAACCATCCGGAATTAGCTGGAATGAAAAATATAGATTTTGTTCAGGCCAATGAAAGTTTTTCTAAAAAAGGAGTAGTTAGAGGATTACATTTTCAATGGAATCCACATATGGGCAAATTAGTCAGAACTATTAAAGGGCATATGGTGGACTTATTTTTGGATATTAGGAAAAATTCTCCAACTTATGGGAAAATTGCAGCATATGATATGCCTGCATCTGAAAAAAATGATTATGATGAGTGGATTTGGATACCTCCAGGTTTTGCACATGGAAATTATTTTAAGGATAATACCATCATAGAATATTTCTGCTCTGGAGAGTACAGCCCGGATTGTGAAGCTGGGATTAGTGTCTTGTCCAAAGATTTAGACTGGTCATTATGCCCTAAAAACCTTAAAGATGGGTTTGAGGAGATTTTAAAGAATATTATCATCAGTGAAAAAGACAGGGATGCAATGACATTAAACCAATGGGATGCAGATGACCGTTCAGATAATTTTGTTTATGATGAACTGAAAAAACTAGGGGTGTTTTAA
- a CDS encoding LUD domain-containing protein, with the protein MNKSEIETMRRSFKVLQSRKKIFSGNKRVVDLEDHVKQIRKNSISNLEELKITAKKSLEENGVEVIFAEDANMTLKEIYKIIKNESIVAKSKSNTLNEIGMGNFLKNKGIELIETDVGDRIIQLYGENGFSSHPTGPASHLNIDKIAQIVSEHFGEDVKSEPRAILDMIKKEILDKLEMCNVGITGANALAAEDGSVVMVHNEGNISLVSMKDIHIIVVGIDKLVKTIEEGISIAKLETMYATGSKVPSSINVLSSPSKTADIEKTIIRDMYGSKRMVVIFLDNGRSSAFEECLWCIGCGSCILSCPIYNLMGPDFGYKSYLGGRGVVLSRFIKNKEVCFKSGLFSCTLCGLCTVECPVDIPTNVMIEKLRSELVMTGLIEEKHQIIKNRLKENFSPFQ; encoded by the coding sequence ATGAATAAATCTGAAATTGAAACCATGAGGAGATCTTTCAAAGTTTTACAATCCCGGAAAAAAATATTTTCAGGTAATAAAAGAGTGGTGGATCTCGAAGATCACGTTAAACAGATCAGAAAAAACTCCATATCCAATTTAGAAGAACTTAAAATCACAGCTAAAAAAAGTTTGGAAGAAAATGGTGTTGAAGTTATTTTTGCTGAAGATGCCAATATGACTTTAAAAGAAATCTATAAAATAATAAAAAATGAATCCATTGTTGCCAAATCTAAGTCCAACACTCTAAATGAAATTGGCATGGGCAATTTTTTAAAGAATAAAGGTATTGAACTTATAGAAACAGATGTGGGAGATCGGATAATCCAACTTTATGGGGAGAACGGTTTTTCATCACACCCTACCGGACCCGCCTCACATTTAAACATAGATAAAATAGCCCAAATTGTTTCTGAACATTTTGGTGAGGATGTTAAGTCAGAACCAAGAGCTATTCTTGATATGATAAAAAAGGAGATCTTAGATAAACTTGAAATGTGCAATGTGGGAATTACAGGTGCTAATGCATTGGCAGCAGAAGATGGTTCGGTTGTAATGGTTCATAATGAAGGAAACATAAGTTTGGTATCGATGAAAGATATTCATATCATTGTGGTTGGTATTGATAAACTGGTTAAGACAATTGAAGAAGGCATTTCTATTGCTAAATTGGAGACTATGTATGCCACAGGGTCCAAGGTTCCATCAAGTATTAATGTTTTATCTTCTCCCTCAAAGACTGCTGATATTGAAAAGACTATAATAAGGGATATGTATGGTTCAAAGAGGATGGTTGTTATTTTTCTTGACAATGGCCGTAGCAGTGCTTTTGAGGAATGCTTATGGTGTATTGGATGTGGTAGTTGTATTTTATCATGCCCAATTTATAATTTAATGGGGCCTGATTTTGGATATAAAAGTTATCTCGGGGGTAGGGGAGTAGTACTGAGTCGGTTTATTAAGAATAAAGAAGTATGTTTTAAATCAGGCCTTTTTTCATGCACTCTTTGTGGTTTATGTACAGTTGAATGTCCAGTTGATATTCCGACTAATGTCATGATTGAAAAATTACGATCAGAACTTGTAATGACGGGTTTGATCGAAGAAAAACACCAAATAATTAAAAATAGGCTTAAGGAAAACTTTTCACCTTTTCAATGA
- a CDS encoding sugar nucleotide-binding protein → MVFTGGSGLLGSEIKKILPSMNYPTSNEFDVTNLNQMDDFLEKGNYDTIVHAAAFTSPPKVEEYPVQALDINVIGTSNIVKLCIKHDLKLIYVSTDYVFKGDKGNYHEDDPVYPVNKYAWSKLGGECSVKMYDNAVIIRTSFGPNVFPYDNAFSDQWTSRECVSNIAKKIVNVIKSDFTGIVHLGSKRRTVLEYAESLDDTKLIGKNSIKDVPFNVPVDTSLNVDKYNRLIGD, encoded by the coding sequence ATAGTTTTTACTGGTGGTTCAGGTCTTTTAGGTTCTGAAATCAAAAAAATACTCCCAAGTATGAATTATCCAACTTCCAATGAATTTGATGTGACAAACTTAAATCAAATGGATGATTTTCTAGAAAAAGGGAATTATGATACAATTGTTCATGCAGCCGCATTCACATCACCGCCAAAGGTAGAGGAATATCCTGTGCAGGCACTTGATATAAATGTTATTGGAACATCAAATATCGTGAAATTATGCATTAAACATGACCTTAAATTAATATATGTCTCAACAGATTATGTTTTTAAAGGAGATAAAGGTAATTATCATGAAGATGACCCTGTTTATCCTGTGAATAAATATGCATGGTCCAAGTTAGGCGGGGAGTGTTCTGTTAAGATGTATGATAACGCAGTTATAATAAGAACTTCTTTTGGTCCAAATGTTTTCCCATATGATAATGCTTTCAGTGATCAATGGACAAGCAGGGAATGTGTCTCAAATATTGCTAAAAAAATAGTTAATGTGATAAAATCTGATTTTACAGGTATTGTTCATTTAGGTTCGAAGAGAAGGACCGTGCTTGAATATGCGGAGAGTTTGGATGATACTAAGCTTATTGGAAAAAATTCTATTAAAGATGTGCCATTTAATGTGCCAGTTGACACTTCCCTAAATGTGGATAAATATAATAGATTAATAGGGGATTAA